A region of Buchnera aphidicola (Nurudea yanoniella) DNA encodes the following proteins:
- a CDS encoding FAD:protein FMN transferase translates to MGTTWKIQLIHRYINKNALIKAITQQIYNDNKELSFWEKNSDISKFNRFNCTKPKHINKNLAKVISTALKIGKKTSNALDITIGTLVNMWGFGPKGPASYIPTAENINFALSLTGLKKIQLIEKNKNYYLKKHIKNITLDLSTLEEGFLADHLGELLKKKGINDFIISVGGAIVTHVFKNFSRPKIIAIQKPTDIQTKIHILIKLYNHSISTSGTYRNYYYLNGKKIIHLISPTTGKPIKTDLVSVSVISKSALESDAWDTGLMILGFEKAKSLAIKEKLAVCLIKKYKSTLFTWMSPHFYSFLIKKPI, encoded by the coding sequence ATGGGAACAACATGGAAAATACAGCTTATTCATCGATATATAAATAAAAATGCATTAATAAAAGCAATTACACAACAAATATATAACGATAACAAAGAATTATCATTTTGGGAAAAAAATTCTGACATTTCAAAATTTAATCGTTTTAATTGTACTAAACCTAAACATATTAACAAAAATTTAGCAAAAGTTATATCAACGGCTTTGAAAATAGGTAAAAAAACATCAAATGCTTTAGATATTACTATAGGAACGTTAGTTAATATGTGGGGATTCGGTCCTAAAGGTCCTGCTTCATATATTCCAACAGCAGAAAATATTAATTTTGCTCTTTCACTAACCGGATTAAAAAAAATACAACTTATCGAAAAAAACAAAAATTATTATTTAAAAAAACATATAAAGAACATAACATTGGATTTATCTACATTAGAAGAAGGTTTTCTCGCAGATCATTTAGGAGAACTATTAAAAAAAAAAGGAATTAATGATTTTATTATTTCTGTAGGAGGAGCAATTGTAACACATGTTTTTAAAAATTTTTCACGACCTAAAATAATAGCTATTCAAAAACCAACAGACATACAAACTAAAATCCATATACTTATAAAGTTATATAACCATTCTATTAGTACATCAGGAACATATAGAAATTATTATTACTTAAATGGAAAAAAAATAATACATCTAATTAGTCCTACTACTGGAAAACCTATTAAAACTGATTTAGTTTCAGTAAGTGTAATTTCAAAATCAGCACTAGAATCAGATGCATGGGATACAGGTCTAATGATATTAGGATTTGAAAAAGCTAAATCCTTAGCTATTAAAGAGAAACTAGCTGTCTGTTTAATAAAAAAATATAAGTCCACCTTATTTACTTGGATGTCTCCTCATTTTTATTCATTTTTAATAAAAAAACCTATATAA
- a CDS encoding Do family serine endopeptidase → MKIAVFVLRIMSLFFILLLNLGMSWNQSPSLKDTSRLESTNTSLAPMLEKVMPSVVSINIEGSTVVRNYSIPRQFRPFFEDTSPLCQKESPLRDSPLCQDDFDGGSYREKFHALGSGVIINSKKGYVVTNNHVIDHANKIQVQLNNGSQYDAKVIGRDSRFDIALLQLDEIKNLREIKFADSNLLRVGDYVIAIGNPYGLGETVTSGIISALNRTGLNIENYENFIQTDAAINKGNSGGALINLKGELIGINTAILAPEGGNIGIGFAIPINIVNSLTNQMIVYGQVHRNELGILGAELNSDLAKAMKLDIHRGAFVSRVVSKSSADIAGIKPGDIIVSLNKKPIFSFLALRAEIASLPANTKMELGLLRNGNFKSVVVELRLRVTNKISSSSLSSMIEGAELSDFYLNGQRKGIYIESVKNDTAAFRIGFKKDDIIIDVNKYSISSINDFRKLLRIKPPVLVFHIKRGNEIIYLLTKD, encoded by the coding sequence ATGAAAATTGCAGTATTTGTGTTACGGATAATGTCTTTGTTTTTTATTTTATTATTAAATTTAGGGATGTCATGGAATCAATCGCCATCTTTAAAAGATACCTCACGTTTAGAGTCTACAAATACAAGTTTAGCACCTATGTTAGAAAAAGTAATGCCTTCAGTAGTAAGTATAAACATTGAAGGTAGTACTGTAGTTAGAAATTATTCTATTCCTCGTCAATTTCGTCCTTTTTTTGAAGATACTTCTCCATTATGTCAAAAAGAATCTCCATTAAGAGATTCTCCTTTGTGTCAAGATGATTTTGATGGAGGTTCTTATCGTGAAAAATTTCATGCATTAGGATCAGGTGTAATCATTAATTCGAAAAAAGGATATGTAGTTACTAATAATCATGTAATTGATCATGCTAATAAAATTCAAGTTCAATTGAATAATGGTAGTCAATACGATGCAAAAGTTATAGGAAGAGATTCGCGTTTTGATATTGCATTACTTCAATTAGATGAAATTAAAAATCTTCGAGAAATAAAATTTGCTGATTCAAACTTACTTAGAGTAGGAGATTATGTTATTGCTATTGGAAATCCATATGGTTTAGGCGAAACTGTTACTTCAGGAATTATTTCTGCTTTAAATCGTACTGGATTAAATATAGAAAATTATGAAAATTTTATTCAGACTGATGCAGCTATTAATAAAGGAAACTCTGGAGGAGCATTAATTAACTTAAAAGGAGAATTAATTGGAATTAACACTGCAATTTTAGCTCCAGAGGGTGGAAATATTGGTATAGGTTTTGCAATTCCAATTAACATAGTGAACAGTTTAACTAATCAAATGATAGTTTATGGTCAAGTTCATCGTAATGAATTAGGTATTTTAGGAGCAGAATTAAACTCTGATTTAGCTAAAGCTATGAAACTTGATATACATAGAGGAGCATTTGTTAGTCGAGTAGTATCGAAATCATCAGCTGATATTGCAGGGATAAAGCCTGGAGATATTATTGTTTCTCTTAACAAAAAACCTATTTTTAGTTTTTTAGCATTACGAGCTGAAATAGCTTCTTTGCCAGCTAATACAAAAATGGAATTAGGATTATTAAGAAATGGAAATTTTAAATCTGTAGTTGTAGAATTAAGATTACGAGTTACGAATAAGATTAGTTCTTCAAGTTTAAGTTCGATGATAGAAGGTGCTGAATTAAGTGATTTCTATCTAAATGGACAGCGAAAAGGTATTTATATTGAATCTGTTAAAAATGATACAGCAGCTTTTCGTATTGGTTTCAAAAAAGACGATATTATTATTGACGTAAATAAATACTCGATATCATCCATAAATGATTTTCGAAAATTATTACGCATTAAACCCCCTGTATTAGTTTTTCATATTAAACGTGGAAATGAAATTATATATTTATTGACAAAAGATTAA
- the dapD gene encoding 2,3,4,5-tetrahydropyridine-2,6-dicarboxylate N-succinyltransferase, with translation MKNLKQTIENTFENKHNINFKNLDISIINTVNQVISMLNKGILRTAEKIENNWFTYEWIKKAILLYFCIQENKILNSGDVKYYDKIKYKYSKYQKQQFIRDKIRIVPPASIRYGSFIGKNTILMPSFINIGAYIDEGTMIDTWATVGSCAQIGKNVHLSGGVGIGGVLEPLQNNPTIIEDNCFVGARSEIVEGVIVKSNSVISMGVYIGQSTKIYDRDKKTISYGIIPKGSVVVPGSLPSKNNDHNLYCVVIVKKVDDKTLSKIKINNILRNI, from the coding sequence ATGAAAAACTTAAAGCAAACAATTGAAAATACATTTGAAAACAAACATAATATTAATTTTAAAAATCTCGATATCTCAATTATTAACACCGTTAATCAAGTAATATCAATGCTAAATAAGGGAATTTTAAGAACTGCAGAAAAAATTGAAAATAATTGGTTTACTTACGAATGGATTAAAAAAGCTATTTTGTTATATTTTTGTATACAAGAAAATAAGATTTTAAACAGTGGAGATGTAAAATATTACGATAAAATAAAATATAAATATTCAAAATATCAAAAACAGCAGTTTATTCGTGATAAAATAAGAATAGTACCTCCTGCATCAATTAGATATGGTTCTTTTATTGGAAAAAACACTATTTTAATGCCATCATTTATCAATATAGGTGCTTATATTGATGAGGGAACTATGATAGATACCTGGGCAACTGTTGGATCTTGTGCACAAATAGGAAAAAATGTACATTTATCTGGCGGCGTAGGTATAGGAGGAGTATTAGAACCACTGCAAAATAATCCTACAATAATTGAAGACAATTGCTTCGTTGGAGCAAGATCCGAAATTGTTGAAGGAGTAATTGTAAAATCTAACTCAGTTATTTCAATGGGTGTATATATTGGCCAAAGCACTAAAATTTATGACAGAGATAAAAAAACTATTTCTTACGGAATCATTCCAAAAGGTTCTGTTGTAGTTCCAGGAAGTTTACCTTCTAAAAACAACGATCATAACTTATATTGTGTTGTTATCGTAAAAAAAGTAGATGATAAAACACTTAGTAAAATAAAAATTAACAATATCTTAAGAAATATATGA
- the rsmH gene encoding 16S rRNA (cytosine(1402)-N(4))-methyltransferase RsmH, whose amino-acid sequence MKKFISIHTPVLVKEITKYLKIKKNGIYIDCTFGCGGHTKEILKHLNKTGKLYAIDKDPFSIDIAHKIKDNRFTIIPGNFSHILQKFQKKNIKNKKVNGILLDLGVSSIQIDNSHRGFSFLLDGPLDMRMNPDIGITAAQWLIKSNAKTISKVLYEFGEERFSKKIANTIVKKNKIEPITRTLQLAKLIKKIVPKHKKHPATRTFQAIRIYINKELYELTEALKHALKILSPGGRLLIISFHSLEDRIVKNFFLKNSKAPYIPPGIAINETQIKSLKNIKLKTIKKIKPTISEIHHNPRARSAILRIAEKRNVNE is encoded by the coding sequence ATGAAAAAATTTATTTCAATTCATACACCTGTTTTAGTTAAAGAGATAACAAAATATTTAAAAATTAAAAAAAATGGAATTTATATTGATTGCACATTTGGATGTGGAGGACATACAAAAGAAATATTAAAACATCTTAACAAAACAGGAAAACTATATGCTATTGACAAAGATCCATTTTCTATTGATATAGCTCATAAAATAAAAGATAATAGATTCACAATTATTCCAGGAAATTTTTCTCATATTTTACAAAAATTTCAAAAAAAAAATATTAAAAATAAAAAAGTAAATGGAATATTACTAGATCTAGGAGTATCATCTATACAAATTGATAATTCTCATCGAGGATTTTCTTTCCTTTTAGATGGCCCTCTTGATATGCGCATGAATCCAGACATAGGAATCACCGCTGCTCAATGGTTAATAAAATCTAATGCAAAAACTATTTCAAAAGTTTTATATGAATTTGGAGAAGAACGTTTTTCAAAAAAAATAGCTAATACTATAGTAAAAAAAAATAAAATTGAACCTATTACTAGAACTCTTCAATTAGCCAAACTTATTAAAAAAATTGTGCCAAAACATAAAAAACATCCTGCTACGAGAACTTTTCAAGCTATTAGAATATATATTAATAAAGAACTCTATGAACTCACTGAAGCTCTTAAACATGCATTAAAAATATTATCTCCGGGAGGTAGATTATTAATTATTAGTTTCCATTCACTAGAAGATCGCATAGTTAAAAATTTTTTTCTAAAAAACAGCAAAGCACCATATATTCCACCTGGAATAGCTATTAACGAAACACAAATTAAAAGTCTAAAAAATATAAAATTAAAAACTATAAAAAAAATAAAACCTACAATATCTGAAATTCACCATAATCCAAGAGCACGCAGTGCAATTTTAAGAATTGCTGAAAAAAGAAACGTTAATGAATAA
- the ilvN gene encoding acetolactate synthase small subunit: MKRTISILLENESGALSRVVGLFSQRGYNINCITVAPTEDQSLSKITIQTIGDKTTIEQIEKQLHKLIDVLQVTEITYEDHLEREIILIKIKSTTSHIRKEIKQITDIFQGIIVNVTSLHHIIQLSGTNNKINSYLAVIRNISEIVELSRSGVINISRN; the protein is encoded by the coding sequence ATGAAAAGAACCATATCTATTTTGTTAGAAAATGAATCTGGAGCATTATCAAGAGTAGTAGGATTATTTTCACAAAGAGGATACAATATTAATTGTATTACAGTAGCACCAACAGAAGATCAATCTTTATCGAAAATAACCATACAAACTATAGGAGATAAAACTACAATAGAACAAATAGAAAAACAATTGCATAAACTAATTGATGTTCTACAAGTAACTGAAATAACATATGAAGATCATTTAGAAAGAGAAATTATACTAATTAAAATTAAAAGTACTACTAGTCATATTCGAAAAGAAATTAAACAAATTACAGATATTTTTCAAGGAATTATTGTAAATGTAACATCTTTGCACCACATAATACAATTATCAGGAACAAACAATAAAATTAATTCATATTTAGCAGTTATACGAAATATATCAGAAATTGTAGAACTTTCTCGTTCGGGAGTAATAAATATTTCTAGAAATTAA
- the ftsL gene encoding cell division protein FtsL produces MNNNTYNLSKIILKDLAKLHKITLMLLAIITIFSILTVVIIHKTRLLITQEEKLNIIRNKIEINWNNLTVKRHLSTSHDKIEKDAREKLNMQSINPSQENIIFQ; encoded by the coding sequence ATGAATAATAACACGTATAATTTATCTAAAATAATTTTAAAAGATCTAGCAAAATTACATAAAATAACTTTAATGTTACTTGCAATTATTACAATTTTTTCAATATTAACCGTTGTTATAATTCATAAAACTCGATTACTTATTACACAAGAAGAAAAATTAAATATTATTAGAAACAAAATCGAAATAAATTGGAATAACTTAACTGTAAAAAGACACTTATCAACTTCTCACGATAAAATTGAAAAAGATGCAAGAGAAAAGTTAAATATGCAATCTATCAACCCGTCTCAAGAAAATATTATTTTTCAATAA
- a CDS encoding penicillin-binding transpeptidase domain-containing protein → MKKIINDIRFNNIKMKNYYFENRIFFLFNVIVFSIIVILFNITILQLLRTKQLTQEGDLRSSRIQIEPNLRGAIKDRAGNFLALSIPVNNICIDPKIFFLKKKIEKEQWNKLSNILNIPLQKIIYKIKYFKNNRFMYLTKKVSQKIGKRIKKLNFPGVFVMDDFQRYYPFGKSTSQLIGITNIDGIGIEGVEKSFNKILIGTPGKRKIRTDKFGNIIENNTLIKKNSPNDINLSIDIRFQTEIYRELNRAVNLNKAKSGTAILTNIKTGEILAIANSPTYNPNNLKEISMELIRNKAITDVFEPGSTVKPMVIMKALQKKIITSESIINTTPFILNKHVIQDVSYHKQLSVTDILKKSSNIGVSKLALSMPAYELIDIYSKFGLGKSTHSGLIGEINGIYPKKKHWSNLDKAVFSFGYGLMVTPLQLVNVYTTIGRYGLYKPLSIVKIKKNTTGTQIFSKSLVKIVLNMLESVTKPGGVGEKAAVKGYKIAAKTGTAKKTNSKGKYINRYVAYTVGVAPISNPQLSLVVIINDPRAGKYYGGTISAPVFSSIMKFALRTANIKPDDL, encoded by the coding sequence ATGAAAAAAATCATTAATGATATACGATTTAATAATATAAAAATGAAAAACTACTACTTCGAAAACCGAATATTTTTTTTGTTCAATGTAATAGTTTTTTCTATTATTGTAATTTTATTCAATATAACTATATTACAATTACTTAGAACAAAACAATTAACACAAGAAGGCGATTTACGATCATCAAGAATACAAATAGAACCTAATTTAAGAGGAGCCATAAAAGACCGTGCAGGAAATTTTTTAGCTTTAAGTATACCTGTAAACAACATTTGCATTGACCCAAAAATATTTTTTTTAAAAAAAAAAATTGAAAAAGAACAATGGAATAAATTATCAAATATATTAAATATTCCATTACAAAAAATCATATATAAAATTAAATACTTCAAAAATAACCGTTTTATGTATTTAACTAAAAAAGTAAGTCAAAAAATTGGAAAACGCATAAAAAAATTAAATTTTCCAGGCGTATTTGTTATGGATGATTTTCAAAGATACTATCCATTCGGAAAATCAACTTCCCAATTAATCGGAATAACTAATATTGACGGAATAGGCATTGAAGGAGTAGAAAAAAGTTTTAATAAAATACTTATAGGTACTCCAGGAAAAAGAAAAATAAGAACTGATAAATTTGGAAACATTATTGAAAATAATACATTGATTAAAAAAAATTCTCCAAATGATATAAATTTAAGTATTGATATAAGATTTCAAACAGAAATATACCGCGAATTAAATCGTGCTGTAAATCTTAACAAAGCTAAATCTGGAACAGCTATTCTTACAAATATAAAAACTGGAGAAATATTAGCTATAGCCAATAGTCCCACATATAATCCAAATAATTTAAAAGAAATATCTATGGAACTAATACGAAATAAAGCTATTACCGATGTATTTGAACCGGGATCAACTGTTAAACCCATGGTAATTATGAAAGCTTTACAAAAAAAAATAATAACTTCAGAATCTATAATTAACACTACTCCATTTATATTAAATAAACATGTAATACAAGACGTATCGTATCATAAACAATTGTCAGTAACAGATATATTAAAAAAATCAAGTAATATAGGAGTATCTAAATTAGCATTATCTATGCCAGCTTATGAATTAATTGATATTTATTCTAAGTTTGGTTTAGGAAAATCTACTCATTCAGGATTAATAGGAGAAATAAATGGAATATATCCTAAAAAAAAACATTGGTCAAATTTAGATAAAGCAGTATTTTCTTTTGGATATGGTTTGATGGTCACACCATTACAATTAGTTAATGTTTATACCACAATAGGAAGATATGGATTATATAAACCATTATCAATTGTTAAAATTAAAAAAAACACTACAGGAACACAAATATTTTCAAAATCTTTAGTAAAAATCGTTTTAAATATGCTTGAATCAGTCACTAAACCAGGAGGAGTAGGAGAAAAAGCAGCAGTGAAAGGATATAAAATAGCTGCAAAAACAGGAACTGCAAAAAAAACAAATTCAAAAGGGAAATATATTAATAGATATGTTGCATATACGGTAGGAGTTGCTCCAATTAGCAATCCTCAACTTTCTTTAGTAGTGATAATTAATGATCCAAGAGCAGGAAAATATTACGGAGGAACAATTTCAGCTCCAGTATTTAGCTCAATCATGAAATTTGCACTAAGAACTGCGAATATTAAACCCGATGATTTATAA
- the ilvB gene encoding biosynthetic-type acetolactate synthase large subunit encodes MEILSGSEMVIQSLIDQGIQYIFGYPGGAVLDIYDSLKSTKKIKHILVRHEQGATHMADGYARSTGNIGVVLVTSGPGATNSITGIATAYMDSIPMVVISGQVALSLIGYDAFQECDMIGISRPIVKHSFLVKKTEDIPMTFKKAFWLASSGRPGPIVIDLPKNILHSNNKKPYTWPSEVNIRSYNPIIKGSIESIKKAINLLKTSRKPIIYAGGGVVNSNSHNELKIFAEKLNIPVTTSLMALGVFPGNHTQNLQMLGMHGTYEANMAIHNSDVILAIGVRFDDRTTNNVKKYCPNATIIHIDIDPTSISKTITAHIPILGDAKNILKQMLKIIVESTFLKECFCLKPWWEKINKWRKINSLNYKKDEKNIKPQKVIKTIWKLTKGDAYVTSDVGQHQMFAALYYPFCKPRRWINSGGLGTMGFGLPAALGVKLAYPEEIVICITGDGSIQMNIQELSTAMQYDLPILILNLNNKSLGMVKQWQDIIYSGRHSHSYMKSLPNFVKLAESYGHIGISIENPNELETKLKLSLKKLKKGHLVFVDIIVDISEHVYPMQIQNGGMNNMILKKHRKDNS; translated from the coding sequence ATGGAAATACTATCAGGATCTGAAATGGTTATTCAATCATTAATCGATCAAGGTATTCAGTACATTTTTGGATATCCTGGAGGAGCAGTATTAGATATATATGATTCTTTGAAATCAACTAAAAAAATTAAACATATTTTAGTTCGTCATGAGCAAGGGGCAACCCATATGGCTGATGGATACGCACGATCTACCGGAAACATTGGAGTAGTTTTAGTCACATCAGGACCTGGCGCTACTAATTCTATTACTGGAATTGCAACAGCATATATGGACTCCATCCCGATGGTAGTCATATCAGGACAAGTAGCACTATCTTTAATAGGTTATGATGCATTTCAAGAATGCGACATGATTGGAATTTCTAGACCAATAGTCAAACACAGTTTTTTAGTAAAAAAAACTGAAGATATTCCGATGACCTTTAAGAAAGCTTTTTGGTTAGCATCTAGCGGAAGGCCAGGACCAATAGTTATTGATCTTCCAAAAAATATTCTTCACTCCAATAACAAAAAACCGTATACATGGCCTTCTGAAGTAAATATAAGATCATATAATCCAATCATTAAAGGAAGTATTGAATCTATAAAAAAAGCTATTAACCTTTTAAAGACTTCTCGAAAACCTATAATTTACGCAGGTGGGGGAGTTGTTAATTCAAATAGTCATAATGAATTAAAAATATTTGCAGAAAAATTAAATATTCCAGTCACTACTTCTTTAATGGCACTCGGGGTATTTCCGGGGAATCATACTCAAAATCTGCAAATGTTAGGTATGCACGGAACTTATGAAGCTAATATGGCTATTCATAACTCAGATGTTATTTTAGCAATTGGAGTACGGTTTGATGATAGAACAACAAACAATGTAAAAAAATATTGTCCAAACGCTACAATTATACACATTGATATTGATCCTACATCGATATCAAAAACTATCACTGCACACATTCCTATATTAGGGGATGCTAAAAATATTTTGAAACAAATGTTAAAAATTATAGTTGAAAGTACTTTTTTAAAAGAATGTTTTTGTTTAAAACCATGGTGGGAAAAAATTAATAAATGGAGAAAAATCAATAGTTTGAATTACAAAAAAGATGAAAAAAATATAAAACCTCAAAAAGTTATTAAAACTATTTGGAAATTAACTAAAGGAGATGCTTATGTTACATCAGATGTAGGACAACATCAAATGTTTGCAGCATTATATTATCCTTTTTGTAAACCAAGGAGATGGATTAATTCAGGAGGATTAGGCACTATGGGATTTGGATTGCCAGCTGCATTAGGAGTTAAACTAGCATATCCGGAAGAAATTGTTATATGTATTACCGGAGATGGAAGTATACAAATGAATATCCAAGAACTATCTACAGCCATGCAATATGATTTGCCTATATTAATATTGAATCTAAATAATAAATCACTAGGTATGGTTAAGCAATGGCAAGACATAATTTATTCAGGACGTCATTCTCATTCTTATATGAAATCATTACCCAATTTCGTTAAATTAGCTGAATCATATGGACATATAGGAATATCAATTGAAAATCCAAACGAATTAGAAACAAAACTAAAATTATCTTTAAAAAAATTAAAAAAAGGACATTTAGTATTTGTAGATATTATTGTTGATATTTCAGAACACGTATATCCTATGCAAATTCAAAATGGTGGAATGAATAATATGATATTAAAAAAACATAGGAAAGATAATTCATGA
- a CDS encoding UDP-N-acetylmuramoyl-L-alanyl-D-glutamate--2,6-diaminopimelate ligase, whose amino-acid sequence MALQGTKFHGSIFIKEAIKNGASAILYEIKKNNINNHGNIKYIKKNIPIIYFVELSKHLNNISKIYYQVSKTLKLIGVTGTNGKSTVTHIIAQWHYLLNKKIGIMGTLGHGSYNNLKSSSNTTESQINIQKFLKKMLKKNIKIVALEVSSHGIIQNRISNLHFSIAILTNVTSDHLDYHKTIENYIQSKWIFFSQTNIKTFIINNDDYIANTFIQKLSKKNVIVVSIKKNFQHDLFKKWIHAYKIIKNIYFTYIFFKSSWGNGKLKSKLIGNFNITNLLLALAALLELKYPLSVLINKCKKIKAIPGRMQLFKTKKKPFVVIDYAHNEHAFKNVLTAIRSKYRNKIWCIFGCGGDRDKSKRSLMRKISEKIADKTILTNDNPRNEDPMEIITEIIKGRKLKKNMYIILDRKKAITFAIINAEFHDCVLILGKGHETYQIIKEKKYYFSDHDIVKTLLKQ is encoded by the coding sequence TTGGCATTACAAGGAACTAAATTTCATGGAAGTATTTTTATTAAAGAAGCAATTAAGAATGGAGCCAGTGCTATCTTATATGAAATAAAAAAAAATAATATTAACAACCATGGAAATATAAAATATATTAAAAAAAATATCCCTATAATTTATTTTGTAGAATTATCTAAACATTTGAATAATATATCAAAAATATATTATCAAGTTAGTAAAACATTAAAACTAATTGGAGTTACTGGAACAAATGGAAAAAGTACAGTAACTCACATAATAGCTCAATGGCACTATTTGCTCAATAAAAAAATAGGAATTATGGGAACATTAGGGCATGGAAGTTATAATAATCTCAAATCATCCTCGAATACGACTGAATCACAAATAAATATACAAAAATTTTTAAAAAAAATGTTAAAAAAAAATATAAAAATTGTTGCCCTAGAAGTATCTTCTCATGGAATTATACAAAATAGAATATCAAATTTGCATTTTTCTATAGCAATACTAACAAATGTCACTTCAGATCATTTAGATTATCACAAAACTATAGAAAACTATATACAATCAAAATGGATTTTCTTTTCTCAAACAAATATTAAAACATTTATAATAAATAATGACGATTATATTGCAAACACTTTTATTCAAAAATTGTCTAAAAAAAATGTTATTGTTGTAAGTATAAAAAAAAATTTTCAGCATGATTTGTTTAAAAAATGGATACATGCATATAAAATCATTAAAAATATATATTTTACTTATATTTTTTTTAAATCTAGTTGGGGAAATGGAAAATTAAAAAGCAAACTCATTGGAAATTTTAATATTACTAATTTACTACTAGCTTTAGCTGCACTATTAGAGTTAAAATATCCATTATCTGTCTTGATAAATAAATGCAAAAAAATAAAAGCTATTCCTGGTAGAATGCAACTCTTTAAAACTAAAAAAAAACCATTTGTCGTTATTGACTATGCACATAACGAACATGCTTTTAAAAATGTATTAACTGCTATTCGATCAAAATACCGTAATAAAATATGGTGTATTTTTGGATGTGGAGGAGATAGAGATAAGTCTAAAAGATCTTTAATGCGAAAAATTTCCGAAAAAATAGCTGATAAAACAATTTTAACTAACGACAATCCAAGAAATGAAGATCCGATGGAAATAATTACAGAAATTATAAAAGGAAGAAAATTAAAAAAAAATATGTATATTATCTTAGATCGAAAGAAAGCTATTACTTTCGCAATAATAAATGCAGAATTTCATGACTGCGTTCTGATTCTCGGAAAAGGTCATGAAACATATCAAATTATAAAAGAGAAAAAATATTATTTTTCTGACCATGACATAGTTAAAACTCTCTTAAAACAATGA
- a CDS encoding Mur ligase family protein yields the protein MKIIPIPFKTICSITNGTCHNEKFIKKNNLTFHFISIDSRKIILGCLFIALIGKQFDAHDFIQEAVKKGASAILLEKKSDINIPQIIVKNTIIALGKIAKWIRKKSNAHIIAITGSSGKTSVKEITTSIVQCYGKTLSTFKNFNNNIGVPLTLLNLNKSHRYVIIEIGANQPNEILYSTNIVKPNIVLINNIHLSHLEGFKSLSGVSKVKQEIISNLPKHGTIIFNKDSHNWKTWKKNTKNHNIIWFSIKKKPKYSQITLF from the coding sequence ATGAAAATAATTCCAATACCTTTTAAAACAATATGTTCTATTACTAATGGAACTTGTCACAATGAAAAATTCATAAAAAAAAATAATTTAACTTTTCATTTTATAAGTATAGATTCAAGAAAAATTATTTTAGGATGTTTATTTATAGCTTTAATAGGAAAACAATTTGATGCCCATGATTTTATTCAAGAAGCAGTTAAAAAAGGAGCTTCTGCAATTTTATTAGAAAAAAAATCTGATATAAATATACCTCAAATAATTGTAAAAAATACTATCATAGCTTTAGGAAAAATAGCAAAATGGATTAGAAAAAAAAGCAATGCTCATATAATTGCGATAACTGGATCTTCTGGAAAAACATCTGTCAAAGAAATAACTACCTCAATAGTTCAATGCTATGGAAAAACTTTATCAACATTTAAAAATTTTAATAATAATATTGGAGTTCCATTAACTTTATTAAATCTAAATAAATCGCATAGATATGTAATTATTGAAATTGGTGCAAATCAACCCAACGAAATATTATATTCAACGAATATAGTTAAACCAAATATTGTACTAATAAATAATATTCACCTTTCACATTTAGAAGGATTTAAATCTTTATCAGGAGTTTCTAAAGTAAAGCAAGAAATAATTTCCAATTTACCAAAACATGGAACTATTATTTTTAATAAAGATAGTCATAATTGGAAAACATGGAAAAAAAATACAAAAAACCATAATATAATTTGGTTCTCAATAAAAAAAAAACCCAAATATTCGCAAATAACATTATTTTAA